AGATTTGCAGACTCTCTCTTAACCATGCATCCCCAATATACGAACCAAACTCACTTTAACCTTTTCTTTTATGTAACTTCTTAATCCATACTTTTGTGAGAAAGAGCAAGGATCTTGTAACTTTGATGAGTCCAATTACAGGTATACACAAGTAATCAAacatgaaaaaccaaaaatccTATCaagtcaaatataaaataaacaaattgatGACCATAATTTTTGAAAACCAGAATTGTCCTTTGAACTACATAATagattaataatattctaatattcaTATTAGCGGATAAGTTAGTACTTATGCAGTCAAATACACACCATATACCATACAGCATGCCTAAAGGCAATTGAACaaaccctaggggttggctcaggTGTTATGAGTCTTACTCTTAATGTTATGCTCCCTCAAAGTCTAAGCTTCAAACCATTGGgcgcaaacaatttctaggggtcACGCCCCATTGGTAAAAAGATATGATTTACCTGAATTGTGTGATGGGGACGTGTTACATGGGTCAAAAGTTTAACAAGGTTAAAGACATGTTGCGTTTACATGGTTTGCGGGATTCCTCAACATTAAAAAAGGCAATCAGACAAATATACAGAGCAACCCACCTTTGTGTCATTTTATGTAGTTACTTTTTCCCAGTTTTAATCAATCAATTACTTCTCCAGCCAAAAGACGGTTAAATCAATTAAAACGCCATGTTTCTTCCAATCATCCCAAGCCCGCCCTTTGACCACAAAGCTACTCCCTGACGATTCTGTTAGCACAATGTCTACAATCTAAGAAATTGGATTCACGACTCAACTAGAGCTCCATAAAGTATAATAACCTAAGAAACATAAACAAAGTTCCgtcatttgtaattttttttataacgtACAATAAAACTTTATTGGATCAAATAAATAGGCGTTGCCCATGTAAACTAATGCCATGTAGAATTTTTGGTTTAAGGCAATCAAGAAATGAAACTAATACAACGTCCACATTAGATAATAGAAGTCTTCTACTTGTCCCCCTAATAAAACGTAAAACGCAATAAAGTCATTCAGTTCCTAAAGTTCAAGAAATCGAATTGCGAAAACAAcagaaaagcaaaagaaagtaGAAAAAAGAAGGCCCTTTGGCTTTTGCTTACTTCCCAGAATGAAGAATCATCCGAACAAAGCCAACTAGAGGAACCGTGTCCTCCAGAATCCGGTCCTCCCAGTCAACCCATTTCTCCTCATAATCCCTCATCTTCCCTTCTTCACTCTCCTCGCCCTCATCCGAAATCCGGCTCGAGTCCTTTTCCTGCGAGACAACGGGCTTCCTCAGCAACTCGGAGCCGTAACCGTCCGGTCCGGTCCTAAGGGCACGGAGACGCCGGGGAAGCGACGCCTTTGGGAAGAAAGGGAATGATAGAATAACGGGTGAGAAGTGGAGTGGGCTAGGGTTTGTGGGTAGGTGGACACGTGGCGGTGGTTTAGATATGGAAGCCATGGCCGTGATCCTAAACTCTGCTGCTTGCACTTAGAATC
This is a stretch of genomic DNA from Carya illinoinensis cultivar Pawnee chromosome 15, C.illinoinensisPawnee_v1, whole genome shotgun sequence. It encodes these proteins:
- the LOC122297232 gene encoding protein DCL homolog, chloroplastic, encoding MASISKPPPRVHLPTNPSPLHFSPVILSFPFFPKASLPRRLRALRTGPDGYGSELLRKPVVSQEKDSSRISDEGEESEEGKMRDYEEKWVDWEDRILEDTVPLVGFVRMILHSGKYQSGERLSAEHETTILERLLPFHPAFEKKIGCGIDYITIGYHPEFERSRCLFIVRKDGEMVDFSYWKCIKGLIKKNYPLYADSFILRHFQNHRRSI